From Nicotiana tabacum cultivar K326 chromosome 22, ASM71507v2, whole genome shotgun sequence, one genomic window encodes:
- the LOC107815874 gene encoding protein ROOT HAIR DEFECTIVE 3 homolog 1-like isoform X5, whose product MGKSTLLNHLFFTNFREMDAYKGRSQTTKGIWMAQCDGIEPCTLVMDLEGTDGREQGEDDTAFEKQSALFALAVSDIVLINMWCHDIGREQAANKPLLKTVFQVMMRLFSPRKTTLMFVIRDKTRTPLENLEPVLREDIQKIWDSVPKPQAYKETPLSDFFNVEVVALSSYEEKEEQFKEQVASLRHRFFHSIAPGGLAGDRRAVVPASGFSFSAQEIWKIIKENKDLDLPAHKVMVATVRCEEIAHEKYASFTENEEWCQLKEAVQSHPVQGFGRKLTSILNSCLSEYDADATFFDDGVRSTKRKQLEEKLLQLVQEAYQSMLGHIRSRTLEIFKEAFDKALKGGKGFAVAAQDCTEFFMSHFNEECADAVIGQANWDPSRIRDKLKRDVDAHIAEVRSAKLAEVTTLYETKLNEALAGPVEALLDGAGDDTWPAIRKLLQRETETGVLGFSTALSDFEMDEQARDNMVSRLKDYAQGVVEAKAKEEAGRVLIRMKDRFSTLFSHDSDSMPRVWTGKEDIRAITKTARSASLKLLSVMAAIRLEDEGDSIEKTLALALVDGKSGASTSERSTSVDPLASSTWDEVPALKTLITPVQCKSLWRQFKSETEYTVTQAIAAQEASRRSNNWLPPPWAIVALVVLGFNEFMTFLRNPLYLGVIFVSFLLLKALWVQMDISGEFRNGAIPGLLSLSTKFLPTVMNLLRRLAEQGQRQANGEPQGNPAPASNSFSGSPDDHSAVSSSASSNMTSSENVAEYSSPSIHDKTK is encoded by the exons ATGG GGAAGAGTACGCTGTTAAATCATCTTTTCTTTACCAACTTCAGAGAGATGGATGCTTACAAGGGAAG GTCACAAACCACGAAAGGTATTTGGATGGCTCAATGTGATGGAATTGAGCCTTGCACCCTTGTTATGGATTTAGAGGGCACTGATGGAAGAGAGCAAGGAGAG GATGACACTGCATTTGAAAAACAGAGTGCCCTGTTTGCACTTGCTGTTTCCGATATAGTGCTAATCAACAT GTGGTGTCACGACATTGGCCGTGAGCAAGCTGCAAATAAACCTCTTTTGAAGACTGTTTTCCAG GTCATGATGCGGTTATTTAGTCCTCGTAAAACGACATTGATGTTTGTTATACGTGATAAAACAAGG ACTCCACTTGAGAATTTGGAGCCTGTACTACGGGAAGATATTCAAAAG ATTTGGGATTCCGTCCCAAAGCCGCAAGCTTACAAGGAAACACCTTTAAGCGACTTCTTTAAT GTCGAGGTTGTGGCTCTTTCTAGTTATGAAGAAAAGGAAGAACAATTCAAAGAACAG GTGGCTAGTCTAAGACACCGATTTTTTCATTCTATTGCACCTGGTGGGCTTGCTGGAGATCGTCGGGCAGTTGTTCCTGCTTCGGGCTTTTCATTTAGTGCTCAAGAGATATGGAAGATTATAAAGGAGAACAAGGACCTTGACCTGCCTGCCCATAAG GTTATGGTAGCTACTGTACGCTGTGAAGAAATTGCCCATGAAAAATATGCTTCTTTTACAGAAAATGAG GAATGGTGTCAATTAAAAGAGGCCGTGCAATCTCATCCAGTCCAGGGCTTTGGAAGGAAGCTTACCTCAATTTTAAACAGTTGTCTGTCAGA GTATGATGCTGACGCTACTTTCTTTGATGATGGAGTAAGATCTACAAAACGGAAGCAGTTGGAAGAGAAATTGCTGCAG CTTGTCCAAGAAGCGTACCAATCTATGCTGGGACACATAAGATCTCGTACTTTGGAAatattcaaagaagcatttgataaggcACTAAAGGGAGGTAAAGGGTTCGCTGTGGCTGCTCAGGACTGCACCGAGTTTTTTATGTCCCACTTCAATGAAGAATGTGCAG ATGCTGTTATTGGGCAAGCAAATTGGGATCCCTCTAGAATAAGGGATAAGCTCAAGCGTGATGTAGATGCTCATATTGCTGAAGTTCGTAGTGCCAAGCTGGCTGAAGTTACAACCCTCTATGAG ACAAAATTGAACGAGGCATTAGCTGGACCTGTTGAAGCTCTTTTAGATGGAGCTGGTGATGATACATGGCCAGCGATAAGAAAGCTGCTTCAGCGTGAGACTGAAACCGGAGTCTTGGGTTTCTCTACTGCACTTTCTGATTTTGAAATGGATGAACAAGCTAGAGATAATATGGTTTCAAGACTGAAGGATTATGCACAGGGAGTAGTTgaagcaaaggcaaaggaagaaGCTGGAAGGGTTTTGATTCGCATGAAGGATAG GTTTTCAACATTATTTAGTCATGATTCTGATTCAATGCCACGAGTTTGGACTGGAAAAGAAGATATCCGAGCAATTACCAAAACTGCTAGATCAGCT TCTCTGAAGCTCCTGTCAGTTATGGCTGCGATTCGCTTGGAAGATGAGGGTGATAGTATAGAGAAGACACTAGCCCTTGCTCTTGTGGATGGAAAATCAGGTGCTTCCACCTCAGAGAGATCCACATCTGTTGATCCTCTAGCCTCTAGCACTTGGGATGAG GTCCCCGCATTGAAAACTTTGATCACACCTGTCCAGTGCAAGTCTTTGTGGAGGCAATTTAAATCTGAGACTGAATATACTGTTACACAAGCCATTGCTGCTCAG GAGGCTAGCAGGAGAAGTAACAATTGGTTACCACCTCCTTGGGCAATTGTTGCCTTGGTTGTTTTGGGTTTCAATGAATTCATGACATTTTTAAG AAACCCTTTGTATTTGGGAGTTATATTTGTTTCTTTTCTACTACTGAAAGCCCTTTGGGTGCAAATGGACATCTCCGGTGAATTCCGCAATGGTGCT ATTCCTGGACTTCTCTCTTTATCCACAAAGTTCCTTCCTACTGTCATGAACCTTCTTAGACGACTAGCAGAACAAGGACAAAGGCAGGCAAATGGCGAACCGCAAGGAAATCCTGCCCCTGCGTCAAACAGTTTCAGCGGTAGCCCCGATGATCATAGTGCTGTATCATCAAGTGCTTCCTCTAACATGACTTCTTCAGAAAATGTAGCAGAATATTCTAGCCCCTCTATACATGATAAAACGAAGTAA
- the LOC107815874 gene encoding protein ROOT HAIR DEFECTIVE 3 homolog 1-like isoform X2: MGKSTLLNHLFFTNFREMDAYKGRSQTTKGIWMAQCDGIEPCTLVMDLEGTDGREQGEDDTAFEKQSALFALAVSDIVLINMWCHDIGREQAANKPLLKTVFQVMMRLFSPRKTTLMFVIRDKTRTPLENLEPVLREDIQKIWDSVPKPQAYKETPLSDFFNVEVVALSSYEEKEEQFKEQVASLRHRFFHSIAPGGLAGDRRAVVPASGFSFSAQEIWKIIKENKDLDLPAHKVMVATVRCEEIAHEKYASFTENEEWCQLKEAVQSHPVQGFGRKLTSILNSCLSEYDADATFFDDGVRSTKRKQLEEKLLQLVQEAYQSMLGHIRSRTLEIFKEAFDKALKGGKGFAVAAQDCTEFFMSHFNEECADAVIGQANWDPSRIRDKLKRDVDAHIAEVRSAKLAEVTTLYEARSLRTSSPPPYFFVVCCDYAFFEPRVYRKQLLYLHKVGVRSAYTLPSPYPTCGITLGMLLLLLQVATVLSNVIILALMGIQTKLNEALAGPVEALLDGAGDDTWPAIRKLLQRETETGVLGFSTALSDFEMDEQARDNMVSRLKDYAQGVVEAKAKEEAGRVLIRMKDRFSTLFSHDSDSMPRVWTGKEDIRAITKTARSASLKLLSVMAAIRLEDEGDSIEKTLALALVDGKSGASTSERSTSVDPLASSTWDEVPALKTLITPVQCKSLWRQFKSETEYTVTQAIAAQEASRRSNNWLPPPWAIVALVVLGFNEFMTFLRNPLYLGVIFVSFLLLKALWVQMDISGEFRNGAIPGLLSLSTKFLPTVMNLLRRLAEQGQRQANGEPQGNPAPASNSFSGSPDDHSAVSSSASSNMTSSENVAEYSSPSIHDKTK; this comes from the exons ATGG GGAAGAGTACGCTGTTAAATCATCTTTTCTTTACCAACTTCAGAGAGATGGATGCTTACAAGGGAAG GTCACAAACCACGAAAGGTATTTGGATGGCTCAATGTGATGGAATTGAGCCTTGCACCCTTGTTATGGATTTAGAGGGCACTGATGGAAGAGAGCAAGGAGAG GATGACACTGCATTTGAAAAACAGAGTGCCCTGTTTGCACTTGCTGTTTCCGATATAGTGCTAATCAACAT GTGGTGTCACGACATTGGCCGTGAGCAAGCTGCAAATAAACCTCTTTTGAAGACTGTTTTCCAG GTCATGATGCGGTTATTTAGTCCTCGTAAAACGACATTGATGTTTGTTATACGTGATAAAACAAGG ACTCCACTTGAGAATTTGGAGCCTGTACTACGGGAAGATATTCAAAAG ATTTGGGATTCCGTCCCAAAGCCGCAAGCTTACAAGGAAACACCTTTAAGCGACTTCTTTAAT GTCGAGGTTGTGGCTCTTTCTAGTTATGAAGAAAAGGAAGAACAATTCAAAGAACAG GTGGCTAGTCTAAGACACCGATTTTTTCATTCTATTGCACCTGGTGGGCTTGCTGGAGATCGTCGGGCAGTTGTTCCTGCTTCGGGCTTTTCATTTAGTGCTCAAGAGATATGGAAGATTATAAAGGAGAACAAGGACCTTGACCTGCCTGCCCATAAG GTTATGGTAGCTACTGTACGCTGTGAAGAAATTGCCCATGAAAAATATGCTTCTTTTACAGAAAATGAG GAATGGTGTCAATTAAAAGAGGCCGTGCAATCTCATCCAGTCCAGGGCTTTGGAAGGAAGCTTACCTCAATTTTAAACAGTTGTCTGTCAGA GTATGATGCTGACGCTACTTTCTTTGATGATGGAGTAAGATCTACAAAACGGAAGCAGTTGGAAGAGAAATTGCTGCAG CTTGTCCAAGAAGCGTACCAATCTATGCTGGGACACATAAGATCTCGTACTTTGGAAatattcaaagaagcatttgataaggcACTAAAGGGAGGTAAAGGGTTCGCTGTGGCTGCTCAGGACTGCACCGAGTTTTTTATGTCCCACTTCAATGAAGAATGTGCAG ATGCTGTTATTGGGCAAGCAAATTGGGATCCCTCTAGAATAAGGGATAAGCTCAAGCGTGATGTAGATGCTCATATTGCTGAAGTTCGTAGTGCCAAGCTGGCTGAAGTTACAACCCTCTATGAGGCACGAAGTTTGCGAACCT CTTCTCCACCTCCATATTTCTTTGTCGTCTGCTGTGACTATGCtttctttgagccgagggtctatcgaaaacaacttctctaccttcacaaagtaggggtaaggtctgcgtacacactaccctccccataccctacttgtgggattacactgggtatgttgttattgttgttgcaaGTTGCAACTGTTCTTTCTAATGTAATTATACTGGCACTAATGGGAATTCAGACAAAATTGAACGAGGCATTAGCTGGACCTGTTGAAGCTCTTTTAGATGGAGCTGGTGATGATACATGGCCAGCGATAAGAAAGCTGCTTCAGCGTGAGACTGAAACCGGAGTCTTGGGTTTCTCTACTGCACTTTCTGATTTTGAAATGGATGAACAAGCTAGAGATAATATGGTTTCAAGACTGAAGGATTATGCACAGGGAGTAGTTgaagcaaaggcaaaggaagaaGCTGGAAGGGTTTTGATTCGCATGAAGGATAG GTTTTCAACATTATTTAGTCATGATTCTGATTCAATGCCACGAGTTTGGACTGGAAAAGAAGATATCCGAGCAATTACCAAAACTGCTAGATCAGCT TCTCTGAAGCTCCTGTCAGTTATGGCTGCGATTCGCTTGGAAGATGAGGGTGATAGTATAGAGAAGACACTAGCCCTTGCTCTTGTGGATGGAAAATCAGGTGCTTCCACCTCAGAGAGATCCACATCTGTTGATCCTCTAGCCTCTAGCACTTGGGATGAG GTCCCCGCATTGAAAACTTTGATCACACCTGTCCAGTGCAAGTCTTTGTGGAGGCAATTTAAATCTGAGACTGAATATACTGTTACACAAGCCATTGCTGCTCAG GAGGCTAGCAGGAGAAGTAACAATTGGTTACCACCTCCTTGGGCAATTGTTGCCTTGGTTGTTTTGGGTTTCAATGAATTCATGACATTTTTAAG AAACCCTTTGTATTTGGGAGTTATATTTGTTTCTTTTCTACTACTGAAAGCCCTTTGGGTGCAAATGGACATCTCCGGTGAATTCCGCAATGGTGCT ATTCCTGGACTTCTCTCTTTATCCACAAAGTTCCTTCCTACTGTCATGAACCTTCTTAGACGACTAGCAGAACAAGGACAAAGGCAGGCAAATGGCGAACCGCAAGGAAATCCTGCCCCTGCGTCAAACAGTTTCAGCGGTAGCCCCGATGATCATAGTGCTGTATCATCAAGTGCTTCCTCTAACATGACTTCTTCAGAAAATGTAGCAGAATATTCTAGCCCCTCTATACATGATAAAACGAAGTAA
- the LOC107815874 gene encoding protein ROOT HAIR DEFECTIVE 3 homolog 1-like isoform X1: protein MGPQSSGKSTLLNHLFFTNFREMDAYKGRSQTTKGIWMAQCDGIEPCTLVMDLEGTDGREQGEDDTAFEKQSALFALAVSDIVLINMWCHDIGREQAANKPLLKTVFQVMMRLFSPRKTTLMFVIRDKTRTPLENLEPVLREDIQKIWDSVPKPQAYKETPLSDFFNVEVVALSSYEEKEEQFKEQVASLRHRFFHSIAPGGLAGDRRAVVPASGFSFSAQEIWKIIKENKDLDLPAHKVMVATVRCEEIAHEKYASFTENEEWCQLKEAVQSHPVQGFGRKLTSILNSCLSEYDADATFFDDGVRSTKRKQLEEKLLQLVQEAYQSMLGHIRSRTLEIFKEAFDKALKGGKGFAVAAQDCTEFFMSHFNEECADAVIGQANWDPSRIRDKLKRDVDAHIAEVRSAKLAEVTTLYEARSLRTSSPPPYFFVVCCDYAFFEPRVYRKQLLYLHKVGVRSAYTLPSPYPTCGITLGMLLLLLQVATVLSNVIILALMGIQTKLNEALAGPVEALLDGAGDDTWPAIRKLLQRETETGVLGFSTALSDFEMDEQARDNMVSRLKDYAQGVVEAKAKEEAGRVLIRMKDRFSTLFSHDSDSMPRVWTGKEDIRAITKTARSASLKLLSVMAAIRLEDEGDSIEKTLALALVDGKSGASTSERSTSVDPLASSTWDEVPALKTLITPVQCKSLWRQFKSETEYTVTQAIAAQEASRRSNNWLPPPWAIVALVVLGFNEFMTFLRNPLYLGVIFVSFLLLKALWVQMDISGEFRNGAIPGLLSLSTKFLPTVMNLLRRLAEQGQRQANGEPQGNPAPASNSFSGSPDDHSAVSSSASSNMTSSENVAEYSSPSIHDKTK, encoded by the exons ATGGGCCCACAAAGTAGTG GGAAGAGTACGCTGTTAAATCATCTTTTCTTTACCAACTTCAGAGAGATGGATGCTTACAAGGGAAG GTCACAAACCACGAAAGGTATTTGGATGGCTCAATGTGATGGAATTGAGCCTTGCACCCTTGTTATGGATTTAGAGGGCACTGATGGAAGAGAGCAAGGAGAG GATGACACTGCATTTGAAAAACAGAGTGCCCTGTTTGCACTTGCTGTTTCCGATATAGTGCTAATCAACAT GTGGTGTCACGACATTGGCCGTGAGCAAGCTGCAAATAAACCTCTTTTGAAGACTGTTTTCCAG GTCATGATGCGGTTATTTAGTCCTCGTAAAACGACATTGATGTTTGTTATACGTGATAAAACAAGG ACTCCACTTGAGAATTTGGAGCCTGTACTACGGGAAGATATTCAAAAG ATTTGGGATTCCGTCCCAAAGCCGCAAGCTTACAAGGAAACACCTTTAAGCGACTTCTTTAAT GTCGAGGTTGTGGCTCTTTCTAGTTATGAAGAAAAGGAAGAACAATTCAAAGAACAG GTGGCTAGTCTAAGACACCGATTTTTTCATTCTATTGCACCTGGTGGGCTTGCTGGAGATCGTCGGGCAGTTGTTCCTGCTTCGGGCTTTTCATTTAGTGCTCAAGAGATATGGAAGATTATAAAGGAGAACAAGGACCTTGACCTGCCTGCCCATAAG GTTATGGTAGCTACTGTACGCTGTGAAGAAATTGCCCATGAAAAATATGCTTCTTTTACAGAAAATGAG GAATGGTGTCAATTAAAAGAGGCCGTGCAATCTCATCCAGTCCAGGGCTTTGGAAGGAAGCTTACCTCAATTTTAAACAGTTGTCTGTCAGA GTATGATGCTGACGCTACTTTCTTTGATGATGGAGTAAGATCTACAAAACGGAAGCAGTTGGAAGAGAAATTGCTGCAG CTTGTCCAAGAAGCGTACCAATCTATGCTGGGACACATAAGATCTCGTACTTTGGAAatattcaaagaagcatttgataaggcACTAAAGGGAGGTAAAGGGTTCGCTGTGGCTGCTCAGGACTGCACCGAGTTTTTTATGTCCCACTTCAATGAAGAATGTGCAG ATGCTGTTATTGGGCAAGCAAATTGGGATCCCTCTAGAATAAGGGATAAGCTCAAGCGTGATGTAGATGCTCATATTGCTGAAGTTCGTAGTGCCAAGCTGGCTGAAGTTACAACCCTCTATGAGGCACGAAGTTTGCGAACCT CTTCTCCACCTCCATATTTCTTTGTCGTCTGCTGTGACTATGCtttctttgagccgagggtctatcgaaaacaacttctctaccttcacaaagtaggggtaaggtctgcgtacacactaccctccccataccctacttgtgggattacactgggtatgttgttattgttgttgcaaGTTGCAACTGTTCTTTCTAATGTAATTATACTGGCACTAATGGGAATTCAGACAAAATTGAACGAGGCATTAGCTGGACCTGTTGAAGCTCTTTTAGATGGAGCTGGTGATGATACATGGCCAGCGATAAGAAAGCTGCTTCAGCGTGAGACTGAAACCGGAGTCTTGGGTTTCTCTACTGCACTTTCTGATTTTGAAATGGATGAACAAGCTAGAGATAATATGGTTTCAAGACTGAAGGATTATGCACAGGGAGTAGTTgaagcaaaggcaaaggaagaaGCTGGAAGGGTTTTGATTCGCATGAAGGATAG GTTTTCAACATTATTTAGTCATGATTCTGATTCAATGCCACGAGTTTGGACTGGAAAAGAAGATATCCGAGCAATTACCAAAACTGCTAGATCAGCT TCTCTGAAGCTCCTGTCAGTTATGGCTGCGATTCGCTTGGAAGATGAGGGTGATAGTATAGAGAAGACACTAGCCCTTGCTCTTGTGGATGGAAAATCAGGTGCTTCCACCTCAGAGAGATCCACATCTGTTGATCCTCTAGCCTCTAGCACTTGGGATGAG GTCCCCGCATTGAAAACTTTGATCACACCTGTCCAGTGCAAGTCTTTGTGGAGGCAATTTAAATCTGAGACTGAATATACTGTTACACAAGCCATTGCTGCTCAG GAGGCTAGCAGGAGAAGTAACAATTGGTTACCACCTCCTTGGGCAATTGTTGCCTTGGTTGTTTTGGGTTTCAATGAATTCATGACATTTTTAAG AAACCCTTTGTATTTGGGAGTTATATTTGTTTCTTTTCTACTACTGAAAGCCCTTTGGGTGCAAATGGACATCTCCGGTGAATTCCGCAATGGTGCT ATTCCTGGACTTCTCTCTTTATCCACAAAGTTCCTTCCTACTGTCATGAACCTTCTTAGACGACTAGCAGAACAAGGACAAAGGCAGGCAAATGGCGAACCGCAAGGAAATCCTGCCCCTGCGTCAAACAGTTTCAGCGGTAGCCCCGATGATCATAGTGCTGTATCATCAAGTGCTTCCTCTAACATGACTTCTTCAGAAAATGTAGCAGAATATTCTAGCCCCTCTATACATGATAAAACGAAGTAA
- the LOC107815874 gene encoding protein ROOT HAIR DEFECTIVE 3 homolog 1-like isoform X3 yields the protein MGPQSSGKSTLLNHLFFTNFREMDAYKGRSQTTKGIWMAQCDGIEPCTLVMDLEGTDGREQGEDDTAFEKQSALFALAVSDIVLINMWCHDIGREQAANKPLLKTVFQVMMRLFSPRKTTLMFVIRDKTRTPLENLEPVLREDIQKIWDSVPKPQAYKETPLSDFFNVEVVALSSYEEKEEQFKEQVASLRHRFFHSIAPGGLAGDRRAVVPASGFSFSAQEIWKIIKENKDLDLPAHKVMVATVRCEEIAHEKYASFTENEEWCQLKEAVQSHPVQGFGRKLTSILNSCLSEYDADATFFDDGVRSTKRKQLEEKLLQLVQEAYQSMLGHIRSRTLEIFKEAFDKALKGGKGFAVAAQDCTEFFMSHFNEECADAVIGQANWDPSRIRDKLKRDVDAHIAEVRSAKLAEVTTLYEARSLRTSSPPPYFFVVCCDYAFFEPRVYRKQLLYLHKVGTKLNEALAGPVEALLDGAGDDTWPAIRKLLQRETETGVLGFSTALSDFEMDEQARDNMVSRLKDYAQGVVEAKAKEEAGRVLIRMKDRFSTLFSHDSDSMPRVWTGKEDIRAITKTARSASLKLLSVMAAIRLEDEGDSIEKTLALALVDGKSGASTSERSTSVDPLASSTWDEVPALKTLITPVQCKSLWRQFKSETEYTVTQAIAAQEASRRSNNWLPPPWAIVALVVLGFNEFMTFLRNPLYLGVIFVSFLLLKALWVQMDISGEFRNGAIPGLLSLSTKFLPTVMNLLRRLAEQGQRQANGEPQGNPAPASNSFSGSPDDHSAVSSSASSNMTSSENVAEYSSPSIHDKTK from the exons ATGGGCCCACAAAGTAGTG GGAAGAGTACGCTGTTAAATCATCTTTTCTTTACCAACTTCAGAGAGATGGATGCTTACAAGGGAAG GTCACAAACCACGAAAGGTATTTGGATGGCTCAATGTGATGGAATTGAGCCTTGCACCCTTGTTATGGATTTAGAGGGCACTGATGGAAGAGAGCAAGGAGAG GATGACACTGCATTTGAAAAACAGAGTGCCCTGTTTGCACTTGCTGTTTCCGATATAGTGCTAATCAACAT GTGGTGTCACGACATTGGCCGTGAGCAAGCTGCAAATAAACCTCTTTTGAAGACTGTTTTCCAG GTCATGATGCGGTTATTTAGTCCTCGTAAAACGACATTGATGTTTGTTATACGTGATAAAACAAGG ACTCCACTTGAGAATTTGGAGCCTGTACTACGGGAAGATATTCAAAAG ATTTGGGATTCCGTCCCAAAGCCGCAAGCTTACAAGGAAACACCTTTAAGCGACTTCTTTAAT GTCGAGGTTGTGGCTCTTTCTAGTTATGAAGAAAAGGAAGAACAATTCAAAGAACAG GTGGCTAGTCTAAGACACCGATTTTTTCATTCTATTGCACCTGGTGGGCTTGCTGGAGATCGTCGGGCAGTTGTTCCTGCTTCGGGCTTTTCATTTAGTGCTCAAGAGATATGGAAGATTATAAAGGAGAACAAGGACCTTGACCTGCCTGCCCATAAG GTTATGGTAGCTACTGTACGCTGTGAAGAAATTGCCCATGAAAAATATGCTTCTTTTACAGAAAATGAG GAATGGTGTCAATTAAAAGAGGCCGTGCAATCTCATCCAGTCCAGGGCTTTGGAAGGAAGCTTACCTCAATTTTAAACAGTTGTCTGTCAGA GTATGATGCTGACGCTACTTTCTTTGATGATGGAGTAAGATCTACAAAACGGAAGCAGTTGGAAGAGAAATTGCTGCAG CTTGTCCAAGAAGCGTACCAATCTATGCTGGGACACATAAGATCTCGTACTTTGGAAatattcaaagaagcatttgataaggcACTAAAGGGAGGTAAAGGGTTCGCTGTGGCTGCTCAGGACTGCACCGAGTTTTTTATGTCCCACTTCAATGAAGAATGTGCAG ATGCTGTTATTGGGCAAGCAAATTGGGATCCCTCTAGAATAAGGGATAAGCTCAAGCGTGATGTAGATGCTCATATTGCTGAAGTTCGTAGTGCCAAGCTGGCTGAAGTTACAACCCTCTATGAGGCACGAAGTTTGCGAACCT CTTCTCCACCTCCATATTTCTTTGTCGTCTGCTGTGACTATGCtttctttgagccgagggtctatcgaaaacaacttctctaccttcacaaagtaggg ACAAAATTGAACGAGGCATTAGCTGGACCTGTTGAAGCTCTTTTAGATGGAGCTGGTGATGATACATGGCCAGCGATAAGAAAGCTGCTTCAGCGTGAGACTGAAACCGGAGTCTTGGGTTTCTCTACTGCACTTTCTGATTTTGAAATGGATGAACAAGCTAGAGATAATATGGTTTCAAGACTGAAGGATTATGCACAGGGAGTAGTTgaagcaaaggcaaaggaagaaGCTGGAAGGGTTTTGATTCGCATGAAGGATAG GTTTTCAACATTATTTAGTCATGATTCTGATTCAATGCCACGAGTTTGGACTGGAAAAGAAGATATCCGAGCAATTACCAAAACTGCTAGATCAGCT TCTCTGAAGCTCCTGTCAGTTATGGCTGCGATTCGCTTGGAAGATGAGGGTGATAGTATAGAGAAGACACTAGCCCTTGCTCTTGTGGATGGAAAATCAGGTGCTTCCACCTCAGAGAGATCCACATCTGTTGATCCTCTAGCCTCTAGCACTTGGGATGAG GTCCCCGCATTGAAAACTTTGATCACACCTGTCCAGTGCAAGTCTTTGTGGAGGCAATTTAAATCTGAGACTGAATATACTGTTACACAAGCCATTGCTGCTCAG GAGGCTAGCAGGAGAAGTAACAATTGGTTACCACCTCCTTGGGCAATTGTTGCCTTGGTTGTTTTGGGTTTCAATGAATTCATGACATTTTTAAG AAACCCTTTGTATTTGGGAGTTATATTTGTTTCTTTTCTACTACTGAAAGCCCTTTGGGTGCAAATGGACATCTCCGGTGAATTCCGCAATGGTGCT ATTCCTGGACTTCTCTCTTTATCCACAAAGTTCCTTCCTACTGTCATGAACCTTCTTAGACGACTAGCAGAACAAGGACAAAGGCAGGCAAATGGCGAACCGCAAGGAAATCCTGCCCCTGCGTCAAACAGTTTCAGCGGTAGCCCCGATGATCATAGTGCTGTATCATCAAGTGCTTCCTCTAACATGACTTCTTCAGAAAATGTAGCAGAATATTCTAGCCCCTCTATACATGATAAAACGAAGTAA